A stretch of the Ostrea edulis chromosome 9, xbOstEdul1.1, whole genome shotgun sequence genome encodes the following:
- the LOC125660226 gene encoding uncharacterized protein LOC125660226: protein MTSSAAGAGPPPFDEPRLTATIDTGYNRLLSVSCLREEVWTCGDNKTMKLLNLQSKLLTSIQTESGNTPWGIAVTWNGDLVYIDNRNKTVNLVKNKQIQTVITLQGWYPLYVCSTASDDLLVTMTSDDFKQSKVVRYSGSTETQTIQSDDQGHLLYSSGFDNKYISENRNLDICVADRGASAVFFHHNATIDNLFDLP from the exons ATGACGTCATCAGCAGCTGGTGCAGGTCCTCCACCGTTTGATGAACCGCGtctcaccgccaccatagacactgggtataacAGACTACTCAGTGTTAGCTGTCTCAGGGAAGAAGTCTGGACATGTGGGGATAACAAAACCATGAAGCtcctcaacctccagagtaaactactgacatcaatacaaaccgaGTCAGGGAACACACCGTGGGGTATAGCAGTGACATGgaacggagatcttgtttatattgACAATAGGAATAAGACTGTAAACCTAGTGaaaaataaacagatacagaccgtgatcacactgCAGGGGTGGTACCCTCTCTATGTCTGCAGTACCGCATCTgatgatctcctggttaccatgacCAGTGATGATTtcaaacaatccaaagtcgtgcgttactctgGCTCCACAGAGACACAAACTATTCAGTCTGATGATCAGGGTCATCTTCTCTATTCATCTGGTTTTGATAATAAATACAtcagtgagaacaggaacctggatataTGTGTAGCTGACCGTGGagctagtgca GTGTTTTTCCATCATAATGCGACAATTGACAATCTGTTCGACCTGCCCTAA
- the LOC125660224 gene encoding uncharacterized protein LOC125660224: MVVLGYISNQTRRFYKYVTNRVERILRTSNCSQWNYVKSTKNPADLGTLGLNSTQDLCHGWLRGPEFLHLNTETVNESFPLINPEQDKEIRVSVNRTVIEDFNLTKNFERFSSWDSLVSAITVLKTFIKQKKQIVSDSATIRRDSELFIIKETQKTFFLDDITEESKSYMAKLLVQHFHEKSAHQGRHVTEGAIRNNDYWIIGAKKLISAVIHKCVICRRLRGKFESQRMADLPPDRITPGPPFSAVGADTFGPWTIVTHRGTNFIGATADLGIDVTRGSVKNYLEKSKIVWTFNAPHSSHMGGVWERMIDLTRRVLDTLLLGPKGKDLTHEVLSTLMAEVTAIINSRPITAVSKNPEVPFVLSPAMLLNQKISGHYSMCTDVDIRDIYKEQWKQVQVLSDLF, encoded by the exons ATGGTTGTACTGGGCTATATCAGTAACCAAACGAGGCGTTTCTACAAGTATGTGACCAATCGTGTTGAGCGCATTCTACGAACATCTAATTGCTCTCAGTGGAATTATGTGAAATCGACAAAGAACCCAGCAGATCTAGGGACACTTGGTTTAAACTCGACTCAAGATTTGTGTCATGGATGGTTGAGAGGACCAGAATTTCTCCATCTTAACACAGAAACTGTCAATGAATCTTTTCCTCTCATTAACCCAGAGCAAGACAAAGAAATTCGTGTCAGTGTCAATAGGACAGTGATTGAAGATTTTAACCTGACTAAGAACTTTGAAAGGTTTTCCAGCTGGGACTCCTTAGTTTCTGCAATCACTGTGCTCAAAACTTTTATTAAGCAGAAAAAACAAATTGTGTCAGATTCTGCTACTATCAGACGAGACAGCGAATTATTCATCATCAAAGAAACCCAGAAAACCTTCTTCTTGGATGATAT AACTGAAGAATCCAAGTCTTACATGGCTAAATTACTTGTacaacattttcatgaaaaatcagCTCATCAGGGCAGACACGTTACAGAAGGTGCGATTAGAAACAATGACTACTGGATTATTGGTGCAAAGAAATTAATTTCGGCAGTGATTCATAAGTGTGTTATATGCAGAAGATTACGAGGGAAGTTTGAAAGTCAAAGGATGGCAGATTTACCACCAGACAGAATTACTCCAGGACCTCCATTTAGTGCAGTGGGAGCAGATACCTTCGGGCCCTGGACCATAGTCACAC ACAGAGGTACTAACTTTATTGGTGCTACAGCAGATCTTGGGATTGATGTAACAAGAGGATCAGTGAAGAACTACTTAGAGAAGTCAAAGATTGTTTGGACATTTAATGCTCCCCACTCTTCCCACATGGGAGGAGTGTGGGAGAGAATGATCGATTTAACGCGTAGAGTATTAGATACACTACTCTTAGGACCCAAAGGAAAAGACCTCACTCATGAAGTTCTCAGTACATTGATGGCTGAAGTGACAGCCATAATTAATTCAAGACCAATTACTGCTGTATCTAAGAATCCTGAGGTACCATTTGTGTTGAGTCCAGCAATGCTTCTGAATCAGAAGATatccggtcattattctatgtgTACAGATGTTGACATACGTGATATCTACAAAGAACAGTGGAAGCAAGTGCAGGTCTTATCCGACTTATTCTGA
- the LOC125659149 gene encoding acetylcholine receptor subunit beta-like, with the protein MFCADNLFLWITFHLLISRSSGYNNVTASNVTSLRKALLRNYDPYLRPREQQSDPVIIRASFGTKRFNDISEKEGKVSLLGYLVISWNDEFLVWDKENHSNIEDIVLKTNDIWWPTIALANPIGNFKTLQNHYGVFRVQSTGVINWSPGGLFSVTCDMVLEKYPFDTQICDVVFVVLGFSTDEVIFKVNPDILEVHGTTEWDVVNTQMFAISEGKAGLTIRFTLQRKSHFVVLTVISPLSLLSFLNLFVFLIPVESGEKTSFGMTTFLAYSIYLSSLGASLPDDATHSPYMTMYVEFLMILSVVIMAVIIVQTRCFYYHGKHLLTCCYGHTKEDNPLFSVENKERSSGKTAANSDRILFVCFFFILGSISLYFFAKMTL; encoded by the coding sequence ATGTTTTGCGCTGATAATCTTTTTCTGTGGATTACTTTTCATCTGTTGATCAGCAGAAGTTCAGGATATAACAACGTGACCGCGTCAAATGTGACGTCATTGCGGAAAGCGTTGCTACGGAACTATGACCCTTATCTACGACCACGGGAACAGCAGAGTGACCCAGTCATCATCAGGGCTAGTTTTGGCACCAAGCGCTTCAATGATATCAGTGAAAAGGAGGGAAAGGTGTCTTTACTGGGATACTTGGTTATTTCTTGGAATGACGAATTCCTTGTTTGGGATAAAGAAAATCATTCAAACATTGAAGACATAGTGTTGAAAACAAATGACATATGGTGGCCCACAATAGCTTTGGCTAACCCTATTGGGAATTTTAAGACTCTCCAAAATCATTACGGCGTGTTTCGAGTGCAGTCTACAGGTGTGATTAACTGGAGTCCCGGTGGTTTGTTTTCTGTAACCTGTGACATGGTGTTAGAGAAGTACCCTTTTGATACACAAATTTGTGACGTTGTGTTTGTGGTACTTGGATTCTCTACCGATGAGGTCATATTCAAGGTGAATCCAGACATTCTTGAAGTACACGGAACAACTGAATGGGATGTTGTGAACACACAGATGTTTGCAATTTCCGAAGGAAAAGCTGGACTGACTATTCGTTTTACGCTACAAAGAAAGTCACATTTCGTAGTTCTCACTGTGATATCACCCCTGTCTTTGCTctcatttttgaatttatttgtcTTTTTAATTCCAGTTGAGTCTGGTGAGAAAACGTCCTTTGGCATGACGACATTTCTTGCATATTCGATTTACCTCTCGTCCTTGGGAGCTTCTCTACCCGACGATGCCACACACAGTCCATACATGACGATGTACGTAGAATTCCTAATGATTCTTAGTGTTGTGATCATGGCGGTGATCATTGTCCAAACAAGATGTTTCTATTACCATGGTAAGCACCTGTTGACATGCTGTTATGGACACACGAAGGAAGACAATCCATTATTCTCAGTTGAAAATAAAGAACGGTCCTCAGGAAAAACAGCGGCCAACAGTGACCGTATTCTCTTcgtttgttttttctttattttaggTTCAATCAGTTTATATTTCTTCGCTAAAATGACACTGTAA
- the LOC125659167 gene encoding uncharacterized protein LOC125659167: protein MICRKMNISEEESIKECYVYINVDVMMNFHDASSACSSYTGTLPPYYNNNQMRELVHKTLNTWPGDRTNFPEQIWLGVTDELVENEWRQTNGDIANITSYTSWWSPEALSKTNTKETNCIAMNTTSYLWERRNCFEKITGGIVCRRVNNPRFGPRRQGLDEQYFQRPLELTGKVFLDNMFNIILNNLDACIVYCHGRKLCKAVVWTSINFCYGYNRVVTQLDINIPYPEAQLYNLRITIILNIITLFQLQGR, encoded by the exons ATGATTTGTCGTAAGATGAATATAAGTGAAGAGGAGAGCATCAAGGAATGCTACGTTTACATCAACGTTGACGTAATGATGAACTTTCATGACGCGTCATCAGCTTGCTCTAGTTACACCGGAACACTTCCACCATATTACAACAACAACCAAATGAGAGAACTAGTTCACAAAACTCTTAATACCTGGCCGGGAGA TAGAACTAATTTTCCTGAGCAAATTTGGCTGGGAGTAACAGACGAACTGGTGGAAAATGAGTGGCGACAAACGAATGGGGACATCGCGAATATCACTTCATACACCAGTTGGTGGTCACCGGAAGCTCTCAGTAAAACCAACACTAAAGAAACCAACTGCATCGCCATGAACACAACTTCATATTTGTGGGAACGCAGGAATTGTTTTGAAAAGATCACGGGAGGGATTGTTTGTAGAAGAGTCAATAACC CGCGCTTTGGTCCAAGACGGCAGGGGCTTGATGAGCAATATTTCCAACGACCACTGGAATTGACTGGGAAAGTCTTTCTAGACAACATGTTCAACATAATTCTGAACAATCTGGATGCCTGCATCGTTTATTGCCACGGCCGTAAGTTGTGCAAGGCCGTCGTATGGACATCCATTAACTTTTGTTATGGATACAACCGCGTCGTCACCCAACTCGACATCAACATACCCTATCCTGAAGCCCAGCTCTACAATCTACGG aTTACCATCATCTTAAATATCATCACCTTATTCCAGTTACAAGGGCGATAA